GTTTTTCATGATGATTCCTCCAATTGGAGATAGTCGCTCGTGTTGTTGATTTGAATTTTGCCGTTGCCCAGGTAGCGACCTTCCCTCGCCAACGACAGGATTTGTTTCCCGAGAATTTCCCTGTAAGGTTTCTCGAAAGTGATTTGGCGAAACCGGTCCAAACGGTCCCGCAACAAAGCGGTTCGATTCCATCTCTCGATCCGTCGACCGATCGTCTCATCCCTCCTCTTTCTCTTCGTCTGAGGCGGCTCTTTTTCTGGCCGACGCTGGCCGCTTCGAGAGTGCCGAACGTTTCGCGGAGGAATCGCTCGATTTCCCATTGGGGATGCATCGGGCGGCGGGTAGCCCGAGAGGGCCGGAGCAATCCCCGAGCGGTTAGGCGGTCAACGGTCGCGGGTGACTGTCCAATCTTCTCAGCAACCTCCACTTGGGAGTATGCGAGACGACAGGACTGTTGTGTTTGATGGCGTTTTCATAACGCCACCAGAAAACCATTTCTCGCCCGAAAATTCAGTGGACAGGCTTCCAGAATCTCAGTCCATTGACACATCTGCCCCGATGAATGGCTTGAACGACAAAGATAAATTCTTATCTTTGTTTTTTTGTGGACGCGGCAGAAATCGAGAACATGAGCACCGAAGAACGCCTTCGAGCCATGGAAATGATTTGGAATTCCCTTCAAAAGGAAGAGGCCCAACTCGATTCTCCCTCTTGGCACGCAGAAGTTTTGGAAGAACGCCGATCCAAGATTGATCAAGGACAAGCTGAATTTGTTTCGCTCGATGAGGCAAAGAAGCTCCTTGAGGAATGAATCCGAAGAGGGTCAACCTCATTCGCGAAGCGGTTCAGGATCTTCGCTCTGGTAGAGATTTCTAC
Above is a genomic segment from Puniceicoccus vermicola containing:
- a CDS encoding addiction module protein; this encodes MSTEERLRAMEMIWNSLQKEEAQLDSPSWHAEVLEERRSKIDQGQAEFVSLDEAKKLLEE